In Chloroflexota bacterium, one DNA window encodes the following:
- the cysK gene encoding cysteine synthase A yields MKIANNVTELIGNTPLVRLNRVTNGAVATIAAKLEFYNPAHSVKDRIGASMIDAAEQAGKINQDTIIVEPTSGNTGIGLAMVCAARGYKSVMTMPETVSKERRILLRAYGAEVILTPGSEGMAGAIKRAEDLVASDPRYFMPQQFKNPANPEIHRQTTAEEIWRDTDGKVDILVSGIGTGGTITGVGEVIKSRKPSFKVIAVEPDASPILSGGQKGPHPIQGIGAGFVPAVLNTQIYDEIIRVKNDDAFDIARRMAKEEGLLVGISSGAATWAAIQVAKRAENAGKLIVVIIPSFGERYLSTALFSNLAD; encoded by the coding sequence ATGAAAATCGCGAACAATGTCACTGAACTGATCGGCAACACGCCACTCGTGCGCTTGAATCGCGTGACCAACGGCGCGGTGGCGACTATCGCCGCCAAGCTTGAGTTCTACAATCCGGCGCACAGCGTCAAGGATCGCATCGGCGCTTCGATGATTGATGCAGCGGAACAAGCGGGCAAGATCAACCAGGACACGATCATCGTCGAGCCGACGAGCGGCAACACCGGCATTGGCTTGGCAATGGTCTGCGCCGCGCGCGGCTACAAAAGCGTGATGACGATGCCGGAAACCGTGAGCAAAGAGCGCCGCATATTGTTGCGTGCGTACGGCGCGGAGGTGATTCTAACGCCGGGAAGCGAAGGCATGGCGGGCGCGATCAAACGCGCCGAGGACCTCGTCGCAAGCGACCCGCGTTATTTTATGCCGCAACAATTCAAGAATCCGGCGAACCCGGAAATTCATCGCCAGACGACCGCCGAAGAAATCTGGCGCGACACGGACGGCAAGGTGGACATTCTCGTTTCGGGCATCGGCACGGGCGGCACGATCACCGGCGTCGGCGAAGTCATCAAGTCGCGCAAGCCGTCGTTCAAAGTGATCGCGGTCGAGCCGGACGCGTCGCCCATACTCTCGGGCGGGCAAAAGGGACCGCACCCGATTCAAGGCATCGGCGCGGGTTTTGTGCCAGCGGTGCTCAACACGCAAATCTACGACGAGATCATTCGCGTCAAGAACGACGACGCGTTCGACATCGCGCGGCGCATGGCGAAAGAAGAAGGATTGCTCGTCGGCATCTCGTCCGGCGCGGCGACGTGGGCGGCAATCCAGGTCGCCAAACGCGCGGAGAACGCGGGCAAGCTCATCGTCGTCATCATTCCGTCCTTCGGCGAACGCTATCTCAGCACCGCGCTGTTTTCGAATTTGGCGGA